In Mycobacterium sp. Aquia_213, the sequence ACTTGGACCAGCTGCGGGGTAGCTGGGCAGATGGCGAGCCAGGCCTCCCCCGAACCTGCGGTCCGCGCCTGTTGGTAAAGCGCGATACGGCCACCCGACCCATCTTTTAGTGATAACACCGAGGCGCTGGGGCCCTTGGCGTCGTCTCGGTATTGGCGCGCATACACAGCAACCTCGGCGGCCGGATCCGAAAGCGCCTGGCCAAGCGCGGCAACGGTGGCGGCGCTGATGCCCATTCGGCGCAGATCTCCACCGGAGAACACGTTGAAGCCGGACTCTTGCCACGACTTGGTGGCTTCCAGCATGTCGTCGAGCGGCACGTTGACCGCGTTGATCGCGGCGGGCTCTGCGTGGTGAATCGACTCCAGGCCGTCCAGCACGAGGGCCGCGATCGACGCGCTGTCCGCGACGGCGACGTCGTCGACGGTGATATCGGCACCAACGCGAACCGCCGAGACCCAATGCTGGCCGCGTCGGGCGAGTACCACCCGGAACTCGTTGTCGGGGATATCGCGCGAGCCCGGGGGCTGAGTCTCGTCATCCACGACGCCGTAGAGGAGCTTGCCTCGCGACAGCAGTGCGATGACCTCTAGGTCGGGCGCGGAGAGCACCCGCATCCGCGCCGCTACTTCTTCATTGACGTCGTCGCCGACGAC encodes:
- a CDS encoding ESX secretion-associated protein EspG — encoded protein: MDQQSTRTDITVNVDGFWMLQALLDIRHVAPELRCRPYVSTDSSDWLNDHPGMKVMREQGIVVGDDVNEEVAARMRVLSAPDLEVIALLSRGKLLYGVVDDETQPPGSRDIPDNEFRVVLARRGQHWVSAVRVGADITVDDVAVADSASIAALVLDGLESIHHAEPAAINAVNVPLDDMLEATKSWQESGFNVFSGGDLRRMGISAATVAALGQALSDPAAEVAVYARQYRDDAKGPSASVLSLKDGSGGRIALYQQARTAGSGEAWLAICPATPQLVQVGVKTVLDTLPYGEWKTHSRV